The Hymenobacter sp. DG01 genome has a segment encoding these proteins:
- a CDS encoding dihydrolipoamide acetyltransferase family protein encodes MARVEMTMPKMGESIMEGTVLKWLKQVGDSIEQDESVLEVATDKVDTEVPALHAGVLQEILVQEGQVVAVGAPIAIIETDASAATAAPAAAAADMPAPSANGAEKVAAEVPFVPAAAQTSATEATAAQPQPGRFYSPLVLSIAREEGISMADLEHLPGTGSEGRVTKKDILDYVAAGKKPLAQPAAAPAAQPQAAPAAPAPTPAPTAQAPTPAAAPAQQAASAPATKAVPSISGNQELLEMDRMRKMIAQRMVDSKRISPHVTSFVEADVTDIVNWRNKHKDAYKKREGENLTFTPIFIQAIARAIQDFPNINVSVEGDYIIKKRDINVGVAVALPSGNLIVPVIHNADQLNLNGLSKRVNDLANRARANKLKPEDLEGGTYTVSNVGSFGNVMGTPIIMQPQVAIMAVGAIKKKPAVIETPQGDLIGVRHFMFLSHSYDHRVVDGSLGGMFVRRVADYLEQFDPNTTI; translated from the coding sequence ATGGCACGAGTGGAAATGACGATGCCCAAGATGGGCGAATCCATCATGGAAGGCACCGTCCTGAAATGGCTTAAACAAGTAGGCGACTCCATTGAACAGGATGAATCGGTGCTGGAAGTAGCCACCGATAAAGTGGACACCGAAGTTCCGGCCCTCCACGCCGGCGTTCTGCAGGAAATTCTGGTGCAGGAAGGCCAGGTAGTGGCGGTGGGGGCGCCCATTGCCATCATTGAAACCGACGCCAGCGCTGCTACTGCCGCTCCCGCCGCGGCCGCCGCTGACATGCCTGCGCCCTCCGCTAATGGCGCAGAAAAGGTAGCTGCTGAGGTTCCGTTTGTTCCGGCCGCCGCTCAAACTTCGGCCACCGAGGCTACAGCGGCCCAGCCCCAGCCGGGCCGCTTTTACTCGCCCCTCGTGCTGAGCATTGCCCGCGAAGAAGGCATTTCCATGGCCGACCTGGAACACCTGCCCGGTACTGGCAGCGAAGGCCGCGTCACGAAAAAAGATATTCTGGATTATGTAGCCGCGGGCAAGAAGCCCCTGGCGCAGCCAGCGGCGGCCCCCGCTGCCCAGCCCCAGGCCGCGCCGGCCGCGCCGGCCCCTACCCCGGCCCCGACGGCCCAAGCTCCTACGCCAGCCGCCGCACCGGCCCAGCAGGCTGCTTCCGCTCCGGCAACCAAAGCGGTGCCCTCCATCAGCGGCAACCAGGAGCTGCTGGAAATGGACCGCATGCGCAAGATGATTGCCCAGCGCATGGTGGACTCCAAGCGGATTTCGCCCCACGTTACCTCCTTCGTGGAAGCCGACGTGACCGACATTGTGAACTGGCGCAACAAGCACAAGGATGCATATAAGAAGCGCGAAGGCGAGAACCTGACCTTCACGCCCATCTTCATTCAGGCCATTGCCCGCGCCATTCAGGATTTCCCGAACATCAACGTATCGGTGGAGGGCGACTACATCATCAAGAAGCGCGACATCAACGTGGGCGTGGCCGTGGCTCTGCCCTCGGGCAACCTCATCGTGCCCGTAATTCACAACGCCGACCAGCTTAACCTCAATGGCCTGAGCAAGCGCGTGAACGACCTCGCCAACCGGGCCCGCGCCAACAAACTGAAGCCCGAAGATCTGGAAGGCGGCACGTACACGGTTTCCAACGTGGGTTCCTTTGGCAACGTGATGGGCACACCCATTATCATGCAACCTCAGGTAGCCATTATGGCCGTGGGCGCCATCAAGAAGAAGCCCGCCGTGATTGAAACGCCCCAGGGCGACTTGATTGGCGTGCGTCACTTCATGTTCCTCTCCCACTCCTACGACCACCGCGTGGTGGATGGGTCGCTGGGCGGAATGTTCGTGCGCCGCGTGGCCGACTACCTGGAGCAGTTCGACCCGAACACCACCATTTAG
- a CDS encoding DoxX family protein has protein sequence MAAFFLSPWAARLLSVLRIVSGLLMLFHGSQKLFNWPPSDHGGGATGLMLVAGILEFGGGLLLLIGLFTRPVAFILSGLMAVAYFMAHAPQHALPIINQGELAVLYCFVYLYLSAAGPGPWSLDAARSRNAGPVA, from the coding sequence ATGGCTGCTTTTTTCCTCTCACCCTGGGCTGCCCGGCTGCTCAGCGTCCTGCGCATCGTTTCAGGACTACTCATGTTGTTTCATGGCTCCCAGAAGCTTTTTAACTGGCCGCCTTCTGACCACGGCGGTGGGGCCACGGGCCTGATGCTGGTGGCCGGTATTCTGGAATTCGGCGGCGGTCTGCTCTTGCTGATCGGGCTGTTTACCCGGCCGGTGGCCTTCATTTTATCAGGCCTGATGGCCGTGGCCTACTTCATGGCCCACGCGCCCCAGCATGCCCTTCCCATTATAAACCAGGGCGAGCTGGCCGTGCTCTACTGCTTTGTGTATCTGTACCTGTCGGCGGCCGGCCCCGGCCCCTGGAGCCTGGATGCCGCCCGCAGCCGCAACGCGGGGCCCGTAGCGTAA
- a CDS encoding nitroreductase yields MINQAEISTPLDAAQVTQLIRGRRSMQPVLFEPGRVVPDALVRELLENATWAPTHKRTEPWHFVVFAGAGRQKLADFQAALYRATAGEKFQPAKLEKMMNNPRLSSHVIAIGLKRNPEVPEVEEVAAVACAVQNLHLSAVAHGLAGFWSSGGVTYLPEAKPFFGLGPDDQLLGFFYLGYPKAGAQARSTRRPLEEKVTWVLG; encoded by the coding sequence ATGATCAATCAAGCCGAAATATCTACCCCCCTCGATGCCGCCCAAGTCACCCAGCTGATTCGGGGGCGGCGCAGCATGCAGCCTGTGCTGTTTGAGCCAGGCCGCGTGGTGCCCGATGCGCTGGTGCGCGAGCTGCTGGAAAATGCCACCTGGGCGCCCACCCACAAGCGCACCGAGCCCTGGCACTTCGTGGTGTTCGCGGGAGCTGGCCGCCAGAAGCTGGCCGATTTTCAGGCGGCGCTATACCGGGCCACCGCAGGCGAGAAGTTTCAGCCAGCTAAGCTGGAGAAGATGATGAACAATCCGCGGCTTAGCTCCCATGTTATTGCCATTGGGCTGAAGCGCAACCCCGAGGTGCCCGAGGTAGAGGAGGTAGCGGCCGTGGCCTGCGCCGTACAAAACCTGCACCTCTCGGCCGTGGCGCACGGGTTGGCGGGCTTCTGGAGCAGTGGCGGGGTTACCTACCTCCCCGAGGCCAAGCCCTTCTTCGGCCTCGGCCCCGACGACCAGCTGCTGGGCTTCTTCTACCTGGGCTACCCCAAAGCCGGAGCCCAGGCCCGCAGTACGCGCCGGCCTCTGGAAGAAAAAGTGACCTGGGTGCTGGGCTAG
- a CDS encoding TonB-dependent receptor domain-containing protein, protein MKKLFFLILITGSGHTVLAQMPGGGERPAGAGRPAGAAAQPQPGSGRITGTVTDAATKQPVPYATVALVNPATGKPVDGTAADDNGKFTIPRIAAGTYTVQISFIGYKLVEKTGVVITAAGNTVALGSVALESSAQALGEVRVEGQRSLVEEKVDRTVYNAEKDETTRGGDATDVLKRVPNLSVDLDGNVSLRGSQNIRVLINNRPSTISANSIADALKQIPADQIKTVEVITSPSAKYDAEGSGGIINIVTKQNNLQGFTLDLRSSAGLRGSDLGLNASYRVGKMGFSLSGGGRGQYNVPGSFRNEQTTYGIQGNDIAGRQLLSRTVQAADTRQQNVFGRYSLGWDYDINKYNFLSASVQLGLRNGTSYQDDLASRTTFFRPVLGDSLTNRISDVKVLDNSNTLDATLNYTRTFETPQRELSLLAQYSRNTRTNNFTNTTQEGQGAGDYRRNLNDSYNEEVTLQLDYQTPLSKTQLVEFGAKDIMRRVNSDYTTFLNGQRQTGTTLSNVFDYNQNVAAAYASYTLGFLKSYTLKAGARYEYTTINADFRTENAPSIPSYGVLVPSVNVSRKLANGNVLKAAYNRRIQRPSLQFLNPNEQSGNPLLYTVGNPELEPEKTNNFELGYNTFIKQTSLSFSVFARNTDGSIQPVRTQDGARIRTSYANIGTENAYGGSVNANVNIQNKLTLGGGADVYYAALDNNVSDVLFAASNQGWVVSGRLMGGYNFTKGWGIQAFSFYRGRQVQLQGYQGGFGVYSVGLKKDFAEKKGSIGFGADNFFTPTNKIRSSISSPTLDQYSVNVLRRSGFRVNFSYRIGKMSMAQPKRRRSISNDDLKDGGSSDGGNGAGATPAQGPSGGRP, encoded by the coding sequence ATGAAAAAGCTCTTCTTTCTTATTTTGATAACCGGCAGCGGCCACACGGTGCTGGCCCAGATGCCCGGTGGTGGCGAGCGGCCCGCCGGCGCGGGTCGGCCCGCCGGCGCGGCGGCCCAGCCCCAGCCGGGGAGTGGCCGCATTACGGGCACGGTTACCGACGCTGCTACCAAGCAGCCGGTGCCCTACGCTACCGTGGCCCTGGTAAACCCGGCCACCGGTAAACCGGTGGATGGCACTGCCGCCGACGACAACGGCAAATTCACGATTCCGCGCATTGCCGCCGGCACCTATACCGTGCAAATCAGCTTTATCGGCTATAAGCTGGTGGAGAAAACCGGGGTAGTCATTACCGCGGCCGGCAACACCGTGGCCCTGGGCAGCGTGGCCCTGGAGTCGTCGGCGCAGGCCCTGGGCGAGGTGCGGGTGGAAGGCCAGCGCAGCCTGGTCGAGGAAAAGGTGGACCGCACGGTGTACAACGCCGAGAAGGACGAAACCACCCGCGGCGGCGACGCTACCGATGTGCTCAAGCGCGTGCCCAACCTCTCGGTGGACCTCGATGGCAACGTGAGTTTGCGCGGCAGCCAGAACATTCGGGTGCTTATCAACAACCGGCCCAGCACCATCTCGGCCAACAGCATTGCCGACGCCCTCAAGCAGATTCCGGCCGACCAGATCAAGACCGTGGAGGTAATTACCTCGCCCTCGGCCAAGTACGACGCCGAAGGCTCGGGCGGTATCATCAACATCGTCACCAAGCAGAATAACCTGCAGGGCTTTACCCTGGATTTGCGCAGCAGTGCCGGTTTGCGCGGCTCCGATCTGGGGTTGAACGCCTCGTACCGGGTAGGGAAGATGGGCTTTTCGCTGAGCGGCGGGGGCCGGGGCCAGTACAACGTGCCCGGCTCTTTCCGCAACGAGCAGACGACGTACGGGATTCAGGGCAACGACATTGCCGGCCGCCAGCTGCTGAGCCGCACCGTGCAGGCGGCCGACACGCGCCAGCAGAACGTGTTCGGGCGCTACTCCCTGGGCTGGGACTACGACATTAATAAGTACAACTTCCTCTCGGCCTCGGTGCAGCTAGGGCTGCGCAACGGCACCAGCTACCAGGATGACCTGGCCTCCAGAACCACCTTTTTCCGGCCCGTGCTAGGCGACTCGCTGACCAACCGCATCAGCGACGTGAAGGTGCTCGACAACTCCAATACGCTGGATGCTACCCTCAACTACACCCGCACCTTCGAGACGCCCCAGCGCGAGCTGAGCCTGCTGGCCCAGTACAGCCGCAACACCCGCACCAACAACTTCACCAACACCACCCAGGAAGGCCAGGGCGCCGGCGACTACCGCCGCAACCTCAACGACAGCTATAACGAGGAGGTAACCCTGCAGCTTGACTACCAGACGCCCCTGAGCAAAACGCAGCTCGTGGAGTTTGGGGCCAAGGACATCATGCGGCGCGTAAATAGCGACTACACCACCTTCCTGAACGGCCAGCGCCAAACTGGCACCACGCTCTCCAACGTCTTCGATTACAACCAGAACGTAGCGGCGGCTTACGCTTCCTATACCCTGGGTTTCTTGAAAAGCTACACCCTGAAGGCCGGGGCCCGCTACGAGTATACCACCATTAACGCCGACTTCCGGACGGAAAATGCACCTTCCATTCCGTCGTATGGGGTGCTGGTGCCCAGCGTGAATGTTTCGCGGAAGCTGGCTAACGGCAACGTGCTCAAAGCGGCTTACAACCGCCGGATTCAGCGCCCTTCCCTGCAGTTCCTGAACCCCAACGAGCAGTCGGGTAACCCGCTGCTGTACACGGTAGGTAACCCCGAGTTGGAGCCCGAAAAAACCAACAACTTCGAGCTGGGCTACAATACCTTCATCAAACAAACCTCACTGAGCTTCAGTGTATTCGCCCGCAATACCGACGGCTCCATTCAGCCGGTACGTACCCAGGACGGAGCCCGTATTCGCACATCGTACGCTAACATCGGTACTGAAAACGCCTACGGCGGCAGCGTAAATGCCAACGTCAACATCCAGAACAAGCTCACGCTGGGCGGCGGGGCCGATGTGTACTACGCCGCCCTTGATAATAACGTCTCGGATGTGCTGTTCGCGGCCAGCAACCAGGGCTGGGTGGTAAGCGGCCGCCTGATGGGGGGCTACAATTTCACGAAAGGCTGGGGCATTCAGGCCTTCAGCTTCTACCGGGGCCGGCAGGTGCAGCTGCAGGGCTACCAGGGCGGCTTTGGGGTGTACAGTGTGGGCCTGAAGAAGGACTTTGCCGAGAAGAAAGGCAGCATTGGCTTCGGAGCCGATAACTTCTTTACGCCCACCAACAAAATCCGCAGCTCCATCAGCTCGCCTACTCTGGATCAGTACAGCGTAAACGTGCTGCGGCGCTCCGGCTTCCGCGTGAACTTCAGCTACCGCATCGGCAAGATGAGCATGGCCCAGCCCAAGCGCCGTCGCTCCATCAGCAACGACGACCTGAAGGACGGCGGCAGCTCCGACGGCGGCAACGGCGCCGGGGCTACCCCGGCCCAGGGCCCCAGCGGCGGCCGGCCCTAA
- a CDS encoding S9 family peptidase, with translation MKPLYTLLTGLGVLLSGAAVAQSATPSAMNKPPVAAIKPKELKSPFGTRTDNYYWLNQRESPEVISYLNAENAYFEQQMAPVKGLEDKLFQEIKGRIKEQDESVPYRDNGYYYYTRFEAGAEYPIYCRKKGSLTAPEEVLLNANELGKGKSYYQIGGFEVSDDNQVLAYSEDVVSRRLYTLRFRNLKTGQLYPEQITNTSGNAVWAADNKTVFYTRKDPGTLLDYQLYRHTLGTDPSKDQLVYEEKDNTYRIHVGRSKSRKYIFLEAGSTMSSETRFLDAGTPTAALKVFLPREADHLYDVEHFGNEFYVRSNAGAPNFRLLKTPVTNTAKTAWQEVIPHRKDVFLENMELFKDYLVLGERKEGLLQLRVIRWKDKQEHYLNFGEPAYTAAISINPEFDTPVLRYSYSSLTTPGSTFDYDMNARTKKLLKEQAVLGGFNKEDYVTERQYATATDGTKIPMSIVYKKGFKKDGSAPVLQYAYGSYGYSTNPTFSAARLSLLDRGFAYVICHIRGGQEMGRQWYEDGKKLKKKNTFTDFTDCSKFLIDQKYTSAQKLFAMGGSAGGLLMGAVVNLHPEYYKGVVAAVPFVDVVTTMLDESIPLTTGEYDEWGNPNKKEFYEYMLSYSPYDQVKAQAYPNMLVTTGLHDSQVQYFEPAKWVAKLRTVKTDQNLLLLHTDMAAGHGGASGRFKSIHDTARQFAFMLMLLGVKA, from the coding sequence ATGAAACCTCTATATACCCTGCTGACGGGCCTGGGCGTGCTGCTGAGCGGTGCGGCCGTGGCTCAGTCGGCTACCCCCTCCGCCATGAACAAACCTCCCGTAGCGGCCATCAAGCCCAAAGAGCTGAAGTCGCCGTTTGGTACCCGTACGGATAACTACTACTGGCTGAATCAGCGCGAAAGCCCGGAGGTAATCAGCTACCTCAACGCCGAAAACGCCTACTTCGAACAGCAAATGGCCCCCGTGAAAGGGCTGGAAGACAAGTTGTTTCAGGAAATCAAGGGGCGCATCAAGGAGCAGGACGAGTCGGTGCCCTACCGCGACAATGGGTACTACTATTACACCCGTTTCGAGGCCGGAGCCGAGTACCCGATTTACTGCCGCAAGAAGGGTAGCCTGACCGCCCCCGAGGAAGTGCTGCTCAACGCCAACGAACTGGGCAAGGGCAAATCCTACTACCAGATTGGCGGCTTCGAAGTCAGTGACGACAACCAGGTGCTGGCCTACTCCGAGGACGTAGTTAGCCGCCGCTTGTACACCCTGCGTTTTCGTAACCTGAAAACCGGCCAGCTCTACCCCGAGCAAATCACGAACACCAGCGGCAACGCCGTGTGGGCTGCCGACAACAAAACGGTGTTCTACACCCGCAAGGACCCTGGCACCCTGCTCGATTACCAGCTTTACCGCCACACCCTGGGCACCGACCCCAGCAAGGACCAGCTGGTGTACGAGGAAAAGGATAACACCTACCGCATCCACGTCGGCCGCTCGAAGTCGCGTAAGTATATCTTCCTGGAGGCCGGCAGCACCATGTCGTCGGAAACCCGGTTCCTGGACGCGGGTACCCCCACGGCGGCGCTGAAGGTGTTTCTGCCCCGCGAGGCCGACCACCTCTACGACGTGGAGCACTTCGGTAACGAGTTTTACGTGCGCTCCAACGCTGGCGCCCCCAACTTCCGTCTGCTGAAAACGCCCGTCACGAATACCGCCAAAACAGCCTGGCAAGAGGTTATTCCGCACCGCAAGGATGTGTTCCTGGAGAACATGGAGCTGTTCAAGGACTACCTCGTGCTGGGCGAGCGAAAGGAAGGACTGCTGCAACTGCGCGTGATTCGGTGGAAGGACAAGCAGGAGCACTACCTCAACTTCGGGGAGCCGGCCTATACCGCCGCCATCAGCATCAACCCCGAGTTTGATACGCCCGTACTGCGCTACAGCTACTCCTCGCTGACGACGCCCGGCTCAACGTTCGACTATGATATGAACGCCCGCACCAAAAAGCTGCTCAAGGAGCAGGCCGTGCTGGGTGGCTTCAATAAGGAAGACTACGTGACCGAGCGCCAGTACGCCACGGCTACTGACGGCACGAAGATTCCGATGTCCATTGTTTACAAAAAAGGCTTTAAAAAGGACGGCTCCGCGCCGGTACTGCAATACGCTTACGGCTCTTATGGCTACTCTACCAACCCCACGTTTAGCGCAGCGCGACTGAGCTTGCTGGATCGGGGCTTTGCCTACGTCATCTGCCACATCCGGGGCGGACAGGAAATGGGCCGGCAGTGGTACGAGGATGGCAAGAAGCTCAAGAAGAAAAATACCTTCACTGACTTCACCGACTGCTCTAAGTTCCTGATTGACCAGAAGTATACCTCCGCCCAGAAGCTGTTCGCCATGGGTGGCTCGGCAGGCGGCCTGCTCATGGGCGCCGTGGTGAACCTGCACCCTGAGTACTACAAGGGGGTAGTGGCGGCCGTACCCTTCGTAGATGTGGTAACGACCATGCTTGATGAAAGCATTCCCTTGACTACCGGCGAGTACGACGAGTGGGGCAACCCCAATAAAAAGGAGTTCTACGAGTACATGCTCAGCTACTCGCCCTACGACCAGGTGAAAGCCCAGGCCTACCCCAATATGCTGGTTACCACCGGCCTGCACGACTCGCAGGTGCAGTACTTTGAGCCGGCCAAGTGGGTAGCCAAGCTGCGCACCGTGAAAACCGACCAAAACCTGCTGCTGCTGCACACCGACATGGCGGCTGGCCACGGCGGCGCCTCCGGCCGCTTCAAATCCATTCACGATACGGCCCGGCAGTTTGCCTTCATGCTCATGCTACTGGGCGTGAAGGCGTAG